In a genomic window of Ptiloglossa arizonensis isolate GNS036 chromosome 12, iyPtiAriz1_principal, whole genome shotgun sequence:
- the LOC143153143 gene encoding 116 kDa U5 small nuclear ribonucleoprotein component — MDADLYDEFGNYIGPDLASDSEDENEYGNAGDDIEDRERSDEEMEEDKDESREQSEQGNSMAVVLHEDKRYYPSALEVYGPEVETLVQEEDAQPLDKPLIAPTRKPKFQIKQQQLPDTTYSIEFLADMMDAPHLIRNVVLLGHLHHGKTTLVDCLVRQTHPYLHSVTDEKPLRYTDTLFTEQQRGVSTKATPVTLLLQDVKSKSYLLNIFDTPGHVNFSDEATAAIRLSDGAILIVDAAEGVMLNTERLLKHALQEKLALTVCINKIDRLILELKLPPLDAYYKLRHIIEEINGLIALYSDNENPSFVSPAIGNVCFASSEYNVCFTLKSFAALYAKTHPTLNANEFAKRLWGDIYFNSKTRKFTKKPPHNTAQRSFIEFILEPLYKIFAQVVGDVDTTLPDVLDELGIRLTSEEMKMNIRPLLRLVCTRFLGDMCGLVDMCVAHVPSPQSHAPVKVQHVYTGPMDSPLAQNMVNCDPDGRLMIHSTKMYPTEDCTLFVVLGRVMSGTLEAGQRVRVLGEAYSRTDEEDSRVLTVGRLWISEARYSIELNRVPAGNWVLIEGIDRPIVKTSTITDLNSSDDLHIFRPLKFNTQSVIKIAVEPVNPSELPKMLDGLRKVNKSYPLLGTRVEESGEHVVLGTGELYLDCAMHDLRRMYSEIDIKVADPVVAFAETVVETSSLKCFAETPNKRNKLTMIAEPLERGLAEDIEAEHVRITWNKKRLGEFFQTKYDWDLLAARSIWAFGPDATGPNILVDDTLPSEVDKSLLNSARDAIIQGFQWGTREGPLCEEPIRNVKFKILDAVIAQEPLHRGGGQIIPTARRVAYSAFLMATPRLMEPYLFVEVQAPADCVSAVYTVLAKRRGHVTQDAPVPGSPLYTIKAFIPAIDSFGFETDLRTHTQGQAFCLSVFHHWQIVPGDPLDKSITIRPLEPQPATHLAREFMLKTRRRKGLSEDVSINKFFDDPMLLELARQDVLLNYPL; from the exons ATGGACGCGGATCTGTACGACGAATTCGGCAACTACATTGGACCCGATTTGGCCTCCGATAGCGAAGATGAAAATGAATACGGAAATGCCGGGGACGACATCGAAGACAGAGAACGTTCCGATGAAGAGATGGAAGAGGACAAAGACGAATCTAGAGAACAATCTGAACAAGGCAATTCTATGGCAGTTGTATTGCACGAAGATAAGAGATATTATCCTAGTGCATTGGAAGTTTATGGACCAGAA GTGGAAACATTGGTACAAGAGGAAGATGCTCAGCCATTGGACAAACCACTGATAGCACCCACCAGAAAACCAAAGTTTCAAATAAAACAACAAcaacttccagatacaacgtaCAGCATAGAATTTTTAGCCGATATGATGGATGCTCCACATCTGATACGAAATGTTGTTTTACTAGGTCATTTACACCACGGCAAGACCACTCTGGTGGATTGTCTAGTAAGACAAACTCATCCCTATCTGCACAGCGTGACAGATGAAAAACCATTGAG GTACACGGATACGTTGTTCACGGAGCAACAACGAGGTGTGTCGACAAAGGCAACGCCCGTTACTCTGTTGCTGCAGGACGTCAAGTCCAAATCGTATCTTTTGAACATATTCGATACACCAGGTCACGTAAATTTTTCCGACGAGGCGACAGCAGCGATACGTTTGTCCGACGGGGCGATACTGATCGTTGACGCCGCCGAGGGAGTGATGTTGAACACAGAACGTTTACTGAAACACGCTCTGCAAGAAAAACTCGCGCTGACGGTCTGCATAAACAAGATAGACCGTCTCATTTTGGAGCTGAAGTTACCACCGTTGGACGCGTACTACAAGCTGAGACACATCATCGAGGAAATCAACGGGCTGATAGCGCTCTACTCGGACAACGAGAATCCGTCGTTCGTGTCGCCAGCGATCGGGAACGTTTGTTTCGCGAGCTCAGAGTACAACGTTTGCTTCACCCTGAAATCGTTCGCCGCGCTATACGCAAAGACCCATCCCACGTTAAACGCGAAcgagttcgcgaaacgattgtgGGGCGACATATACTTCAACTCCAAGACGCGGAAGTTCACCAAGAAACCGCCCCACAATACGGCGCAGCGCAGTTTCATCGAATTCATTCTCGAACCGTTGTACAAAATATTCGCGCAGGTTGTCGGCGATGTTGACACGACTTTGCCCGATG TGTTGGACGAACTGGGCATCAGATTAACATCGGAGGAAATGAAGATGAACATCAGACCTCTGTTGAGGCTCGTCTGCACGCGCTTTCTAGGGGACATGTGCGGACTGGTAGACATGTGCGTGGCTCACGTTCCCAGTCCACAATCCCATGCACCGGTTAAAGTTCAACACGTCTACACAGGACCAATGGATTCGCCTCTCGCCCAGAACATGGTCAACTGTGATCCTGAT GGAAGATTGATGATTCACAGCACGAAAATGTACCCCACCGAGGACTGCACGTTGTTCGTCGTTCTCGGAAGAGTGATGTCCGGTACCCTCGAGGCTGGACAACGCGTTCGCGTGTTAGGTGAAGCGTATTCGCGCACGGACGAGGAGGATTCGCGCGTTCTCACCGTTGGTAGATTGTGGATCAGCGAGGCACGCTACTCGATCGAGCTGAACAGAGTCCCGGCGGGCAATTGGGTGCTCATAGAGGGTATCGACAGACCGATCGTGAAAACCAGCACGATCACGGATCTGAACAGCTCGGACGATCTGCATATCTTTCGACCGTTGAAGTTCAACACGCAAAGCGTGATCAAGATCGCGGTCGAGCCTGTCAATCcgtcagaactgccaaaaatgtTGGACGGTCTGAGAAAGGTGAATAAGAGTTACCCGCTGTTGGGTACCAGAGTCGAGGAGAGCGGCGAACACGTGGTACTGGGAACCGGCGAGTTGTACCTGGATTGCGCGATGCACGACTTGCGTCGCATGTATTCGGAGATCGACATTAAAGTTGCCGATCCTGTGGTCGCTTTTGCGGAGACAGTGGTGGAAACTAGCTCGTTGAAGTGTTTCGCTGAAACGCCGAACAAACGGAACAAGCTGACGATGATCGCCGAGCCGCTCGAAAGGGGCCTCGCGGAGGACATAGAGGCGGAACACGTTCGAATCACGTGGAACAA AAAACGACTAGGGGAGTTTTTCCAAACGAAATACGACTGGGACTTGCTGGCTGCGCGTAGTATATGGGCCTTCGGGCCAGACGCCACTGGGCCCAATATTCTGGTAGACGACACACTGCCATCGGAGGTGGACAAATCGTTGCTGAACAGCGCGCGAGACGCCATCATACAGGGCTTTCAATGGGGCACTCGAGAGGGCCCATTGTGCGAGGAACCGATTCGAAATGTGAAATTCAAGATTCTGGACGCGGTGATCGCTCAGGAACCTCTTCATCGAGGGG GTGGTCAGATAATTCCCACCGCGAGAAGAGTGGCGTACTCCGCTTTCCTTATGGCGACACCCAGATTGATGGAACCCTACCTGTTCGTGGAGGTCCAAGCCCCGGCTGATTGCGTCTCGGCCGTGTACACGGTATTGGCCAAAAGAAGAGGACACGTGACCCAAGACGCACCAGTTCCTGGTAGCCCGTTGTACACCATCAAGGCGTTCATACCAGCGATCGATAGCTTCGGTTTCGAGACCGACCTGCGTACCCACACCCAAGGCCAGGCGTTCTGTCTTTCCGTGTTTCACCATTGGCAGATCGTGCCTGGCGATCCCTTGGACAAAAGCATCACGATTCGACCGCTGGAACCCCAACCGGCCACCCACCTGGCCAGAGAGTTCATGTTGAAAACACGAAGACGCAAAGGGCTCTCGGAGGACGTGTCGATAAACAAATTCTTCGACGATCCCATGTTGCTCGAGCTGGCCAGGCAGGATGTACTCCTCAACTATCCGTTGTAA
- the LOC143153144 gene encoding ras-related protein M-Ras — MTRPPNNDNLMTFKLVVVGDGGVGKSALTIQFFQQLFVTDYDPTIEDSYIQHTEVDKQWCILDVLDTAGQEEFSAMREQYMRKGDGFLLVYSVTDKQSYENIMNFYTQILRVKDRDVYPMLLVANKVDLVHLRKVTEEQGRELAHRLGIPYIETSAKDPPLNVDAAFHEVVRIIRNQPPTELEKNRRKRRRSGKCNLL, encoded by the exons ATGACACGACCTCCTAATAATGACAACCTTATGACCTTCAAGTTGGTCGTAGTTGGCGATGGAGGTGTTGGAAAGAGCGCGCTCACCATACAGTTCTTTCAACAGTTATTTGTTACCGATTACGATCCCACAATCGAAGATAGTTACATTCAACATACAGAGGTAGACAAACAATGGTGCATTCTAGATG TGCTAGATACAGCTGGTCAAGAAGAATTCAGTGCCATGCGCGAACAATACATGCGCAAGGGTGATGGGTTTCTGTTAGTGTATTCTGTGACCGACAAACAGTCGTACGAGAATATCATGAATTTTTATACCCAAATACTTAGGGTGAAGGATAGAGATGTATACCCCATGCTTCTGGTAGCCAATAAAGTTGACTTGGTACATTTGAGAAAGGTTACAGAGGAACAGGGAAGGGAATTGGCACACCGTTTGGGTATACCTTACATTGAAACTTCTGCCAAAGATCCACCGTTAAACGTAGACGCAGCATTTCACGAG GTCGTTCGTATTATCAGAAATCAACCTCCGACCGAATTGGAAAAAAACCGGAGGAAACGGAGACGTTCAGGGAAATGTAATCTTTTGTAA